A part of Lactobacillus sp. ESL0700 genomic DNA contains:
- a CDS encoding immunity protein: MIAKISQIIIVLLGVWELYAVYKTYHGAKVHGGKSTSAFLPLALWSGIVFGFALIGSGLAFLFS, translated from the coding sequence ATGATTGCAAAGATTTCTCAAATTATTATTGTTTTGTTAGGCGTTTGGGAATTGTATGCTGTGTATAAGACTTATCATGGCGCTAAAGTGCATGGTGGTAAAAGCACATCGGCATTTTTGCCGCTGGCTTTGTGGTCAGGAATTGTCTTTGGCTTTGCTTTAATTGGTTCAGGCTTAGCATTTTTATTTAGCTGA
- a CDS encoding PTS lactose/cellobiose transporter subunit IIA yields MAEEKNTAKEETSEDQEQATLMAAMGLIANGGNAKSLAFEAIRAAKKGDIDTARSKLKEADDSLLQAHNSQTDMLTKEAQGKHTQVTLLVVHSQDHLMNAITFRDLAGEMVDLYEKLYKADALEKDSE; encoded by the coding sequence ATGGCTGAAGAAAAAAATACTGCTAAAGAAGAAACCTCAGAAGACCAGGAACAAGCAACTTTAATGGCAGCAATGGGCTTGATTGCTAATGGTGGTAATGCCAAAAGTTTAGCATTTGAAGCAATTCGCGCTGCTAAAAAAGGCGACATTGACACTGCTAGATCGAAGTTAAAGGAAGCTGATGATTCCTTACTTCAGGCGCATAATTCACAAACAGATATGTTAACTAAGGAAGCACAAGGCAAGCACACACAAGTTACTCTGCTAGTTGTGCACTCACAAGACCATTTGATGAATGCCATTACTTTTAGAGATTTGGCAGGAGAAATGGTAGATTTGTATGAAAAGTTGTACAAAGCTGATGCGTTAGAAAAAGACAGTGAATAA
- a CDS encoding PTS sugar transporter subunit IIC — translation MSNVGTSLLIGLIGFMGPLDFVIGSNMLNRPIILGPLVGLVLGNLTQGIIIGASLELVFMGAISVGAYLPPDVIVGGVLGTAFAISLGKGVGAAIAIAMPIAMLSLAIGNLTSVIFPAIAHIGDRYAKQGKPGGITASLWGIGLIECTRRGILCFLGYFVGNAGMKTLLGMIPQNVIDGLQVAANMLPAIGFAILLQMIINDTVLPYFFLGFLLSAYLKVPVLGVALFGLIIVVVKLHNDKNKPAVSANGSVEEDIDDDDDF, via the coding sequence ATGAGTAATGTGGGAACGTCTTTATTAATAGGCCTGATAGGGTTTATGGGACCACTGGACTTTGTTATTGGGTCTAACATGCTAAACAGACCTATCATTTTGGGTCCATTAGTTGGTCTTGTTTTAGGAAATTTGACACAGGGAATAATCATTGGTGCATCCTTGGAATTGGTCTTTATGGGTGCGATTTCGGTTGGTGCCTATCTGCCCCCTGATGTTATCGTTGGTGGTGTTTTAGGAACTGCCTTTGCGATTTCTTTGGGTAAAGGTGTTGGTGCCGCAATCGCAATTGCGATGCCAATTGCCATGCTTTCGTTAGCGATTGGTAATTTGACAAGTGTCATTTTCCCAGCGATTGCACATATTGGTGATAGATATGCTAAGCAAGGTAAGCCAGGAGGAATTACGGCATCATTATGGGGAATTGGTTTAATTGAATGTACTCGTCGGGGAATATTGTGTTTCTTAGGGTACTTCGTTGGTAATGCAGGGATGAAGACATTGCTAGGAATGATTCCGCAAAATGTAATTGATGGCCTTCAAGTAGCAGCTAACATGTTGCCCGCTATTGGGTTTGCAATTCTGTTGCAAATGATTATTAACGATACTGTACTGCCATATTTCTTCCTTGGATTTTTATTATCGGCTTATCTAAAGGTTCCAGTATTAGGGGTTGCATTGTTCGGCTTAATCATAGTTGTTGTAAAACTTCATAACGATAAGAATAAACCAGCTGTTAGTGCTAATGGATCTGTAGAGGAGGATATTGATGATGACGATGACTTCTAA
- a CDS encoding PTS system mannose/fructose/sorbose family transporter subunit IID, which produces MMTMTSNEKKVTNKDLRQIMWRSLTMEFGWNYERQMHLAFAYMMAPLMKKLYGDDQKEYAESLERQMEFFNCTPQFVPFIGGVVASMEEENSKEKDFDVSTISAIKTALMGPLSGIGDSLFLGTLRVLAIGIAASLSLKGNILGPILFLLIYNVPAYIVRYFGVKAGYNMGTSYLNKIQASGLMDKFKDAAGILGVMVIGAMTQNMVVVKVVAKFGTGKTATSLQSILDGILPGLLSLVVLYIFYVLNKKKVNVLWQLLGATVIGVLLTVWGVLGV; this is translated from the coding sequence ATGATGACGATGACTTCTAATGAAAAAAAGGTAACCAATAAAGATTTAAGACAGATTATGTGGCGTTCACTTACCATGGAATTTGGTTGGAACTATGAGCGTCAAATGCACTTGGCCTTTGCCTATATGATGGCGCCATTAATGAAGAAATTGTATGGTGATGATCAAAAGGAATACGCCGAATCACTGGAACGACAGATGGAATTCTTTAATTGTACGCCACAATTTGTACCATTTATTGGTGGTGTTGTGGCATCAATGGAAGAAGAAAATTCAAAAGAAAAGGATTTTGATGTTTCAACAATCAGTGCAATCAAAACTGCACTGATGGGGCCTTTATCTGGTATTGGCGATTCCTTATTCTTGGGAACCTTGAGAGTATTAGCAATTGGGATTGCAGCTTCCTTGTCCTTAAAAGGCAATATTTTAGGGCCAATACTATTTTTACTAATCTATAATGTTCCAGCTTATATCGTTAGATACTTTGGTGTAAAGGCTGGTTACAACATGGGTACTAGCTACTTAAATAAAATCCAAGCTTCTGGACTGATGGATAAGTTTAAGGATGCGGCAGGTATCTTGGGAGTTATGGTTATCGGTGCCATGACGCAGAATATGGTTGTTGTAAAGGTAGTAGCTAAATTTGGTACTGGTAAAACAGCTACGTCACTTCAAAGCATCTTAGATGGTATTCTTCCAGGACTTTTATCGTTAGTTGTTCTATATATCTTTTATGTTTTGAACAAGAAAAAGGTCAATGTCCTGTGGCAACTTTTAGGGGCAACTGTTATTGGCGTATTGCTAACCGTCTGGGGCGTACTTGGAGTTTAG
- a CDS encoding PTS sugar transporter subunit IIA encodes MVGVLICTHGNSAQELLKSAEMICGEQKNCETVKFAMGESLDKLQAELDEKISLLDDTVLCLTDLKGGTPFNTLVRLTQKYPQMEIVTGVNIPMLLQLFINRGQMAVSELVDSIVDAGKVGVYRYQAAKPDTNDEDF; translated from the coding sequence ATGGTCGGAGTATTAATTTGTACCCACGGTAATTCTGCTCAAGAGTTACTTAAATCAGCCGAGATGATTTGTGGTGAACAAAAGAATTGTGAAACTGTTAAATTTGCAATGGGGGAGTCATTGGATAAATTGCAGGCAGAGCTTGATGAAAAAATCAGTTTGCTAGATGATACAGTTCTTTGTTTAACGGATCTAAAAGGTGGCACGCCATTTAATACCTTAGTTAGGTTAACTCAAAAATATCCACAAATGGAGATAGTCACCGGTGTAAACATTCCAATGTTGTTACAATTATTTATTAATCGCGGACAGATGGCAGTATCTGAACTGGTTGATTCAATTGTCGATGCAGGTAAAGTAGGTGTATATCGCTATCAGGCTGCTAAACCTGATACTAATGATGAAGATTTTTAA
- a CDS encoding GntR family transcriptional regulator, whose translation MSVKPKYIAIANNIEKDILIHKYQNKLPYIQQLAIIYNTSKVTIVKALRFLNYKGIVRPVKGHGTYILTEEEIEISKKDNANEHVGFTSRIENTKYLTSNIISFATREPTAKEKALLKINPHDLVYDIIRQRLLNNFPVRLEYTVMPQKIIPGITIAVLKGSIYSYIENSLHLKIGKANRTFRADKPDAYDKLYLECGPDDPVFEVEQICFLNNGTPFEFSQTRNRYDQGELTLNQV comes from the coding sequence ATGTCTGTCAAACCAAAATATATTGCGATTGCCAACAATATCGAAAAAGATATCCTAATACACAAATATCAAAATAAATTACCTTATATCCAACAACTAGCCATAATTTACAACACCAGTAAAGTTACAATTGTTAAGGCACTACGATTTCTAAACTATAAGGGGATTGTTAGACCAGTTAAAGGTCACGGAACATATATTTTAACTGAAGAAGAAATTGAAATTTCCAAAAAAGATAACGCTAATGAACACGTTGGCTTTACATCGAGAATTGAAAATACTAAATACTTAACTAGCAATATTATTTCCTTTGCAACAAGAGAACCCACAGCAAAAGAAAAAGCTTTGCTCAAGATCAATCCACATGATCTAGTCTATGATATTATCAGACAACGGTTACTAAACAATTTCCCTGTAAGACTTGAATATACAGTTATGCCACAAAAGATCATTCCAGGAATTACAATTGCCGTACTTAAAGGATCAATCTATAGTTATATTGAAAACAGTCTTCATCTTAAAATTGGTAAAGCCAATCGTACCTTTCGAGCTGACAAGCCCGATGCATACGACAAACTATATTTAGAATGTGGGCCAGATGACCCAGTTTTTGAAGTTGAACAAATATGTTTTTTAAATAATGGAACTCCTTTCGAATTTTCACAGACACGCAACCGTTATGATCAAGGTGAATTAACACTAAATCAGGTATAA
- a CDS encoding SIS domain-containing protein: MRKFNKQELVDSMNGALKLRPQINEVIDPLYKKGISNICWLGIGGTYASAMQAVIHMKEKTALETFYQNAAEYIVTGNKRITDKTLVIISSVTGNTKEMVDAVKKLNEVGAIVLGFMDDPKAKLASMLTYCISYPENEQLKFFMVGDRLMYLNGEFPDYDEFYQEMDKHFAQDIADVQEGADAFAKDFAEKHHDDAIHYFVGAGNQWGATYSYAMCYWEEQHWIRTRAVEAAEFFHGMFEIVDRDTPVTVYVGEDTQRPLSERVAKFLPQICGNYTIIDSKDYDLPGISEKYRGTLSPFVFHAINNRIDVHIEHINRHPMDIRRYYRALPY, encoded by the coding sequence ATGCGTAAATTTAACAAACAAGAATTAGTAGACAGTATGAATGGTGCTTTAAAATTAAGACCACAGATTAATGAAGTAATTGATCCATTATATAAAAAAGGTATTTCTAATATTTGCTGGTTAGGAATAGGTGGCACTTATGCTTCTGCTATGCAAGCCGTTATTCACATGAAGGAAAAGACAGCTCTAGAAACTTTTTATCAAAACGCTGCCGAATATATCGTGACAGGTAACAAGAGAATTACTGATAAAACTCTAGTAATTATTTCTTCAGTTACTGGTAACACCAAGGAAATGGTTGATGCTGTTAAGAAATTAAATGAAGTTGGTGCAATTGTCCTAGGTTTTATGGATGATCCAAAGGCAAAGTTGGCATCAATGTTAACTTATTGCATTTCTTATCCAGAAAATGAACAATTGAAATTCTTCATGGTTGGCGACCGTTTGATGTATCTAAATGGCGAATTTCCAGATTATGATGAATTTTATCAAGAAATGGACAAGCACTTTGCTCAAGATATTGCTGATGTGCAAGAAGGTGCTGATGCATTTGCCAAAGACTTTGCTGAAAAGCACCATGATGATGCAATTCATTACTTTGTTGGTGCCGGTAATCAATGGGGTGCCACATATTCTTATGCGATGTGCTACTGGGAAGAGCAACACTGGATTAGAACTCGTGCAGTAGAAGCAGCAGAATTTTTCCACGGGATGTTTGAAATCGTCGACCGTGATACTCCAGTTACTGTTTATGTTGGTGAAGATACACAACGTCCTTTAAGTGAAAGAGTTGCAAAATTCTTACCACAAATCTGTGGCAATTATACAATTATTGATTCCAAAGACTATGATTTGCCTGGAATTTCTGAAAAATATCGTGGTACCTTGTCACCATTTGTTTTCCATGCAATTAATAATCGGATTGATGTTCATATTGAGCATATTAATCGTCACCCAATGGATATTCGTCGTTATTATCGCGCCTTACCATACTAA
- the scrK gene encoding fructokinase ScrK translates to MLFGSIEGGGTKFVCAVGNENYQVKDSISFPTTTPQETLQKAADYFKQFDIAAISIASFGPVEIRQTAANYGYITTTPKKGWQNTDFVGFIKKQINVPIFFTTDVNGSAYGEYVMSLLSNEDIDSLVYYTIGTGVGGGAIIDGKLVGSLGHPEMGHVLLKRHPDDLEFKGVCPYHHDCLEGLVSGPTFEARLNKKGKDVPLTDHVWDIMSYYVAQAVLQVTLILRPDKVVFGGGVTSEAFLQKVRRDFAQMLNGYVSVPDLDKYIVMPAIAGNGSATVGNFALAKRLLKE, encoded by the coding sequence ATGTTATTTGGCTCAATTGAAGGTGGCGGAACAAAATTTGTCTGTGCAGTAGGTAATGAAAATTATCAGGTTAAGGATTCAATTTCGTTTCCGACAACGACGCCGCAAGAGACATTGCAAAAGGCAGCCGATTATTTTAAACAATTTGACATAGCAGCTATTAGTATTGCGTCTTTTGGGCCGGTTGAAATTCGACAAACAGCAGCTAATTATGGTTATATTACAACCACTCCCAAAAAGGGCTGGCAGAATACAGATTTCGTCGGCTTCATAAAAAAGCAAATAAATGTTCCAATCTTTTTCACAACTGATGTTAACGGATCCGCATATGGAGAATATGTCATGTCGCTATTATCTAATGAAGACATTGATTCGCTGGTTTATTACACGATTGGCACTGGCGTTGGCGGTGGTGCGATTATTGATGGCAAACTAGTTGGTTCTTTAGGACACCCTGAAATGGGCCACGTTTTACTTAAGCGCCATCCTGATGATTTAGAATTTAAGGGTGTATGCCCATATCATCATGATTGTCTTGAGGGGCTTGTTTCTGGGCCAACATTTGAAGCACGTTTAAATAAAAAAGGCAAGGATGTGCCATTGACCGATCATGTATGGGATATTATGAGTTACTACGTGGCCCAAGCTGTTTTGCAAGTAACATTAATTTTACGACCAGATAAAGTAGTCTTTGGTGGCGGGGTAACTAGCGAAGCATTTTTGCAAAAAGTCCGCCGCGATTTTGCTCAAATGTTAAATGGTTATGTTAGTGTGCCGGACTTAGATAAGTATATTGTAATGCCGGCAATTGCTGGTAATGGTTCGGCAACAGTGGGTAATTTTGCCTTGGCTAAACGCTTGTTAAAAGAATAG